The following nucleotide sequence is from cyanobacterium endosymbiont of Braarudosphaera bigelowii.
AAGTAAAATATAGAAAATTGACAACTGATTGTTTGAAGAAATATTTTTTTTATACAAAATATAAATCAATAAATATTTTATTAATTATCTAGATTAGACAGTGTAACATCCTTTATATTATTTCTGTAAATCTTCACTTTCAAAAGTTTTTGGGAAATAAATATTTATATCATGGTATTAATAGCTTGTACTTTAAGTCTCTCTTAATATCACTATGAATAAGTAAAAACACTATTAAAGCAATTTAATCAATTAAATATTATTTTCTTCTTTAAAAATAGGATTTACTACTAAAAATATATTGAAGGTACATTTTTATAAACTGTATAACATGACAGTTTTATGTAAACTATTAATACTAAGACATAACTTCATTATAAAAAATGTTCTAATATCTTAGATTTTAGGAATGTTTTCCAGTACGATGGAATAAATATATCTATCTAGTTCAGGGAAAATATTATGATTGAACCCCTACTCATGGGCATTGTATTAGGACTTATTCCAATCACTTTATCTGGAT
It contains:
- the petG gene encoding cytochrome b6-f complex subunit V is translated as MIEPLLMGIVLGLIPITLSGLFVSAYLQYKRSNQLNLD